A segment of the Promicromonospora sukumoe genome:
GGTCCGGCGGCATGCTGCTCATCGCTCAGGGCGCTCTGAAGCGGATGAACCAGACGATCGATGTAACGCTGTATGGCCAGGAACTCATGCCCTCCGCTTTCGCGCTCGGGAAGGCCGATCTTCTCATTCAGGGTGGTCGCCCAGACGCCATTAAGCAGGGCAACACGCTCGTGGAGGACATCTACGACGACCAGACGTTCGATTATGTGCTCTCAAACCCGCCCTTCGGGGGCGATTGGTCGGCCGACGAGAAGTGTGTCCGCGAGCAGGCCAAGGTGCACGGATCACGTTTCAGTCATGGCCTACCGAGCATTAACGACGGACAGATGCTCTTCCTCGCACATTGTGCCTCGAAGTTGAGTCCCGCGCACAAGAATGGTCAAGGCGGGCGGGCCGCAGTCGTGTCCAACGCCTCGCCGCTGTTCAGCGGCGACAAGGGGCCGACCGCGATCCGCCAGTGGCTGCTCGAAGAGGACTTAATCGACGCGATCATCGCTCTGCCGACTGACATGTTCTATGGCACAGGCATCTCGACATTTGTCTGGATTCTTGATACGAACAAGCGCCCCGAACGTCGCGGCAAGATTCAACTGATCGACGGCACCGGGCAGTGGGAAGTGCTGCGCAAGCCGATGGGTGAAAAACGTCGCAAGATGGGCAGAGAGAATCGGAACACCGTGGTTGAGGCATACAACGCGTTCGAACACGCCGACCCTGCAATCTCACGTGTCATGGCGCCCGAGGATTTTATGTTCCGGGACGTACCTGTCTACAAGCAGGCGCGTTTTGCGACCCGCTTCAGTGAGGAGGCTGTCGAGGAGCTGCGTGGGCGCCGGGACTTTACGGACCGGCATGTTGCCGTCCTCGCGTCACTCGACGGCACGCCGTGGAACGAACTGCCAAAGTCCTTCCTCCAGGCCGCGGTGGCCGCCGGTCTGAAGGCCCCACTTGGTCTCATCGATGCGGTCATGAAAGTAATGGCGAGAGCAGACGACTCCGCGCCGCTGGCTGTGGATCGTAAGGGCAAGCCCGTTGTCGCCGACGGATGGAAGCTCACAGAACGGGTTCCGCTGACTGAGGACGTGGACGGCCACATGGAGCGCCAAGTGCTCCCGTACCTGGCGGATGCTCAATGGGACTCGAGCAAGGCAAGGCTTGGGAACGAGATCCCGTTCACTCGGATTTTCTTCGTGCCCAGGAAGCCGCGCCCACTGGCCGACATTGACGCCGATGTACAGATGATCATGGGCGAGCTAGGCGAGATGTTCAAGGAGGTAAGCGACGAATGAGCCTCGTGGTGCACGAGTCATCACTGGAGAGTCCGATATTCCAGATGATGCCTCTTGGGTTTGTCGTTACTGAACGGAACGAAAAAGTCGGCGAAAGCGATTTCCCTGCCTTGTCGGTTGGGAGGGGTGGCGTGACCCCGCAACTTGAAGGAGTTGCCAAGACCCGATCTGAGGTGGACCGCAAACTCGTTCGGGCAGGCGATCTGGTCATTAACTCTCGCTCCGACCGGCGCGGTGCGTCGGGACTGGCGCGCCAAGACGGGAGCGTTTCGACCGTCTACTCCGTTATGACACCTAAGGCTGAAGTTATGGTTGCGGAGTATGGGCATCATCTCCTGCGGAGCATTGCGTTCCAGGAGGAGTTCTTTCGATGGGGCACCGGGATCGTCGATGATCTCTGGTCGACGAACTTCACGCGGATGTCTCGCATACGAATCCCGCTGCCACCTAAACCCGTTCAGCAAGCCATCGCGACTCACCTCGACGAGGCGGAGTCAATGATCGGCAAGCTTGATGAACTGGCGGAGATGCTGCGAGCACGGCGCAGTGCTACATGGTCGACGGTTCATGCCATGGAGTTTGAGCGCGTGAGGCTCCAGTGGTTCATGCGCGAGGTTGACGAGCGGGCAGGGAACCAGTATCAGGATCTTCCACTGTTGTCGGTCTCGATTCACCGAGGTGTCCAGAGGCGCGAGGAATCATCCTCTGGGCAGCAGGCGGGTGCTGACTTGTCCAAGTACAAAATTGCCCGAGCTGGGGACGTAGTACTCAACCGGATGCGCGCATTTCAGGGTGGTCTCGGACGGGCGCCCGTGGACGGTCTTGTGAGTCCGGACTATGCTGTATTGCGTCCGGAGGAAGGTCTTACTGCCGCATGGGCTGAGTACGTCATGAGATCCCCGGAATTCGTGGAGACAATGGCCCAATGGGTTAGAGGGATCGGCGCGGCGCAACAAGGTAACGTGCGGACCCCGCGTCTTAACGTGAGGGACCTGTTCGGGCTTTCAATTCCGCTCCCGTCACCCGGCGAGATGAGTCAGGCTACAGACGACCTCGACGAGGCCACAGGAAGAATCGACGCGATGCTGGCGAGGGTCGCCGATTTGAAGGCACTGCTTGTCGAACGGTCTTCGGCATACATCGTCGATGTCGTGGCCGGACGAAAGGCTGCGGTATGAGCTATTCGCAGTTGCTGGAGTCGGAGTTCGAGAGCAACTTGTGCGCTGAGCTCGCCGAGCGTGGCTGGTTGTACGAGAACGGCGGTAGATCTACCGGCTGGGATGTTGGCCTCGCGATGGTTCCGGACGATGCGCTGCACTGGCTCAGCACCCAGTACCCGGACGAGTATGAGAAGGCGGTACCGGGTGACCTCGGCGACGCGGAGAAAGCAGATGCCGAGCGTGAGTTGCTCCAACATGTCACCCGGGAGCTGGCCAAGGCGACGCGGATGGACCCGACCACCGGCCATCCGGTCGGTGGTCTGCTCGGTGTGCTGCGTAAAGGCTTCACGTATGCGCAGGTAGGCCGTCCGGCCGCGAAGTTCGGGCCGATGATGGAGTTCCTGCCGTCGAACCCCCACCTGACCGAGGTGGTGGAGGCCGCGACTGCAGTACGCCTGCGCGTCCTGCGGCAGGTGCGCTTCGACACCACGTCTAACGAGACTCTCGACGTCGTGCTCACCGTCAACGGGCTTCCGGTCGTCACGCTGGAGCTGAAGACCGACAACACGCAGACGGTCAACCATGCGATCCGGCAGTATAAGGACGACCGAAAGCCGGGCCGGAACCGTCCGCTGCTCGCGCCGGGGCGAGCGTTGGTGCACTTCGCGGTCTCGAACGACCTGGTCTACATGACCACGAAGCTCCAGGGCGGGGACACCATATTCCTGCCGTTCAACCAGGGCAACGACGGTCATGGCGGCAACCCGCCGTCGGGCACCGGCTCATCGACCAACTACCTGTGGCGCGAGGTCCTCGCC
Coding sequences within it:
- a CDS encoding type I restriction-modification system subunit M; this translates as MASKSATTARIVWDTADKFLRNVVDEEDYGDFILPFTVLRRLECMLVDSKHEVTKFVSALGDLPPHLIDIAVKDKFKLSFYNVSPLDLATIASVDDNVESSLKSYIDGFSNNIADIWVSFDFARRARILSEANRLYAVVKHFSTLDLGPRSLENTTMGDVFEDIMYRAFNKKGKAAGNFYTPRDAIKLMVDILINDDDDTLAGESAARSIYDPTAGSGGMLLIAQGALKRMNQTIDVTLYGQELMPSAFALGKADLLIQGGRPDAIKQGNTLVEDIYDDQTFDYVLSNPPFGGDWSADEKCVREQAKVHGSRFSHGLPSINDGQMLFLAHCASKLSPAHKNGQGGRAAVVSNASPLFSGDKGPTAIRQWLLEEDLIDAIIALPTDMFYGTGISTFVWILDTNKRPERRGKIQLIDGTGQWEVLRKPMGEKRRKMGRENRNTVVEAYNAFEHADPAISRVMAPEDFMFRDVPVYKQARFATRFSEEAVEELRGRRDFTDRHVAVLASLDGTPWNELPKSFLQAAVAAGLKAPLGLIDAVMKVMARADDSAPLAVDRKGKPVVADGWKLTERVPLTEDVDGHMERQVLPYLADAQWDSSKARLGNEIPFTRIFFVPRKPRPLADIDADVQMIMGELGEMFKEVSDE
- a CDS encoding restriction endonuclease subunit S: MSLVVHESSLESPIFQMMPLGFVVTERNEKVGESDFPALSVGRGGVTPQLEGVAKTRSEVDRKLVRAGDLVINSRSDRRGASGLARQDGSVSTVYSVMTPKAEVMVAEYGHHLLRSIAFQEEFFRWGTGIVDDLWSTNFTRMSRIRIPLPPKPVQQAIATHLDEAESMIGKLDELAEMLRARRSATWSTVHAMEFERVRLQWFMREVDERAGNQYQDLPLLSVSIHRGVQRREESSSGQQAGADLSKYKIARAGDVVLNRMRAFQGGLGRAPVDGLVSPDYAVLRPEEGLTAAWAEYVMRSPEFVETMAQWVRGIGAAQQGNVRTPRLNVRDLFGLSIPLPSPGEMSQATDDLDEATGRIDAMLARVADLKALLVERSSAYIVDVVAGRKAAV